Proteins found in one Oreochromis niloticus isolate F11D_XX linkage group LG22, O_niloticus_UMD_NMBU, whole genome shotgun sequence genomic segment:
- the LOC109200262 gene encoding uncharacterized protein LOC109200262, which translates to MWVNIYCCLLACTLSCHVTPGLTREVVTEGTQVTVRCPYYLQGKVRWSRESGGSRADILTVDGDRNIKHINDPQKRYSSQADRSLIILRASVSDSGRYFCNSYPAEELTVIPSGTIRRTVEERDSVSLKCPGDVGGSAVPTWRRDTGEINYGRNHFSHKDKTLTIREAEPADSGLYYCDGKPAVYLNVTKAQRSDRGKKTTTTTTTTTTTSTSRRPPTTTTTTMTSNKLVSS; encoded by the exons ATGTGGGTGAACATCTACTGCTGCCTGTTAGCCTGCACTCTGAGCTGTCATGTCACACCAG gttTAACCCGTGAAGTAGTTACAGAGGGGACGCAGGTCACTGTGCGCTGTCCTTACTATCTGCAGGGTAAAGTGAGGTGGAGCAGAGAGAGTGGAGGAAGCAGAGCTGACATACTTACTGTTGATGGAgacagaaacataaaacacatcAATGATCCACAGAAACGATACAGTTCACAGGCTGATCGATCGCTGATCATCCTCAGAGCTTCTGTCTCAGACTCTGGCAGATACTTCTGTAATAGTTACCCAGCTGAGGAGCTGACAGTGATCCCATCAG GAACAATAAGACGCACTGTTGAAGAGAGAGACAGCGTCTCACTGAAATGTCCTGGTGATGTTGGAGGATCAGCTGTTCCAACATGGAGACGAGACACTGGAGAAATAAATTATGGAAGAAATCATTTTTCCCATaaagacaaaacattaacaataAGAGAAGCTGAGCCTGCTGACTCTGGACTGTACTACTGTGATGGAAAACCAGCTGTTTATCTGAATGTGACCAAAGCACAGAGATCTGACAGAG GTAAGAAGAcaaccacaactacaacaacaacaacaacaacttctaCATCACGAAGacccccaacaacaactactactacaatgACA